In a single window of the Tautonia rosea genome:
- a CDS encoding M20 family metallopeptidase: MPPHDLLPHLSSRLDDIVMLLRTLVEHESPSKDKGALDALADRLTGFLHHAGASSVDRIANVEGGDHLLARFDFGHTAPDAPRPALLMAHFDTVWPVGTLTTMPFRVEDGRVHGPGTFDMKGGLTLLLTALTALRDLNLSPPRPVEFLLTSDEEIGSPNSRSLIEATAQNAAYALVPEPPLPGGGLKTARKGVGRYTLNVSGIPAHSGIEPEKGRSALLELAHQIIAIHAIADPSLGTTLTVGRAEGGGAVNVVPASATAEIDVRVSTLDEADRVDHALHALTPTLDGTTLTLTGRLNRPPMERTAATASLFERAREAAQPLGLDLTEGSTGGGSDANFTSAIGLPTLDGLGPLGAGAHAVHEHIEVDSLPLRAALIASLIQSL; the protein is encoded by the coding sequence ATGCCACCTCACGACCTTCTCCCTCACCTTTCGTCCCGGCTCGACGACATCGTGATGCTGTTGCGGACGCTTGTCGAACATGAATCTCCCAGCAAGGACAAGGGCGCACTCGACGCCCTCGCCGATCGTCTAACCGGGTTTCTGCACCATGCTGGAGCATCGTCCGTCGATCGGATCGCCAACGTCGAGGGGGGCGATCATCTCCTCGCGCGTTTTGACTTCGGCCACACTGCACCCGATGCCCCCAGGCCCGCCCTCCTGATGGCACACTTCGACACGGTCTGGCCTGTGGGAACCCTGACCACCATGCCCTTTCGGGTCGAGGATGGTCGCGTGCATGGCCCCGGAACCTTCGATATGAAAGGAGGGCTCACGCTCCTGCTCACCGCCCTCACGGCGCTGCGCGATCTGAATCTGAGCCCGCCTCGTCCGGTCGAGTTCCTCCTCACCTCCGACGAGGAAATCGGCAGCCCCAACTCGCGTTCCCTGATTGAAGCGACGGCTCAGAACGCCGCTTATGCCCTGGTGCCCGAACCTCCCTTGCCTGGAGGCGGCCTGAAAACGGCCCGAAAAGGGGTCGGACGCTACACCTTGAACGTCAGCGGCATTCCCGCCCATTCCGGCATCGAACCCGAAAAAGGCAGAAGCGCCCTGCTCGAACTCGCTCATCAAATCATCGCCATCCACGCGATTGCCGACCCTTCCCTCGGCACCACCCTGACCGTCGGTCGCGCGGAAGGAGGAGGAGCCGTGAACGTCGTTCCCGCCTCCGCCACGGCCGAGATCGATGTGCGCGTTTCTACCCTGGACGAGGCCGACCGGGTGGACCATGCCTTACACGCCCTCACTCCCACCCTCGACGGCACTACGCTCACCCTCACTGGTCGGCTCAACCGCCCTCCGATGGAGCGTACCGCTGCCACGGCTTCACTCTTCGAGCGTGCCCGAGAGGCGGCACAACCGCTTGGCCTTGACCTCACCGAAGGCTCCACGGGGGGAGGCTCCGACGCCAACTTTACCTCGGCAATCGGCCTGCCCACCCTCGACGGTCTTGGCCCCCTGGGAGCGGGTGCCCATGCCGTTCACGAGCACATCGAGGTCGATTCCCTCCCCCTCCGCGCCGCGTTGATCGCAAGCTTGATTCAGTCTCTTTAA
- the xseB gene encoding exodeoxyribonuclease VII small subunit, with protein sequence MPDDPQTSPTASEPNPPSFEVALGQIEAIVSDLERGTLDLDASLERYERGVRLLAQCRTTLQTAERRVALLTGTSEEGDALTTPFDDPSALAADPDDD encoded by the coding sequence ATGCCCGACGACCCTCAGACCTCCCCAACGGCTTCTGAACCGAATCCCCCGTCCTTCGAGGTCGCCCTGGGACAGATCGAGGCGATTGTCTCCGATCTGGAACGGGGAACGCTCGACCTTGATGCCTCGCTGGAACGCTACGAACGCGGAGTCCGCCTGCTCGCGCAGTGCCGCACCACGCTCCAAACCGCCGAGCGGCGGGTCGCCCTGCTCACCGGCACCTCTGAGGAGGGAGACGCCCTGACCACTCCCTTCGACGATCCCTCCGCCCTGGCGGCCGACCCTGACGACGATTGA
- a CDS encoding sugar phosphate isomerase/epimerase family protein, with protein MTSNDATAPSGSRTLSRRQWIQGTLGALAGTAMVPAAARTLLATPKGAPLNPPRYCLNTSTIRGANSEVGLVDQIRIAAEAGYDAIEPWLRDINRFKDEGGSVRDLGQQIADAGLAVPSAIGFARWAVDNTDERAAGLEEARRDMATLAAIGGTRLAAPPVGLTDQRYGDLLTLAERYATLLELGTEFGVVPQLEVWGFSQTFQRLGEVAFVAVESGRPDACILPDVYHLYKGGSSLEGLLYLNGASIHVFHLNDYPAEPPRESISDADRVFPGDGVAPFDRLREILSAIGFNGTFSLELFNRTYWTRDPLEVAREGLRKMKAVTGDPA; from the coding sequence ATGACGAGCAACGACGCGACGGCACCATCGGGGTCGCGAACCCTTTCGAGGCGCCAGTGGATTCAGGGAACGCTCGGTGCCCTCGCCGGGACGGCAATGGTTCCGGCCGCGGCTCGCACCCTGCTGGCGACCCCAAAAGGGGCCCCCCTGAACCCCCCTCGCTACTGCCTGAACACCAGCACGATCCGGGGGGCCAATTCCGAGGTCGGTCTTGTCGATCAGATTCGCATCGCGGCCGAAGCTGGTTACGACGCGATCGAACCCTGGCTCCGCGACATCAACCGATTCAAGGATGAGGGCGGTTCCGTCCGTGATCTCGGGCAGCAGATTGCCGATGCAGGACTGGCCGTGCCCAGCGCTATCGGCTTTGCCCGGTGGGCGGTTGATAACACCGACGAACGGGCCGCCGGCCTGGAGGAAGCCCGACGCGACATGGCCACGCTGGCCGCGATCGGCGGCACCCGGCTGGCCGCCCCTCCTGTCGGCCTGACCGATCAACGCTACGGCGATTTGCTCACCCTGGCCGAGCGCTACGCCACCTTGCTCGAACTGGGCACCGAGTTCGGCGTGGTCCCCCAACTGGAGGTCTGGGGTTTTTCCCAAACCTTCCAGCGGCTTGGCGAGGTGGCGTTTGTCGCGGTCGAAAGCGGCCGACCCGACGCCTGCATCTTGCCCGACGTGTATCACTTATATAAAGGTGGATCAAGCCTTGAAGGGCTCTTGTACCTCAACGGAGCCTCGATTCATGTCTTCCATCTGAACGATTACCCCGCCGAACCCCCTCGGGAGTCGATCAGTGATGCCGATCGCGTGTTTCCGGGAGACGGCGTTGCCCCCTTTGATCGATTGAGGGAGATCCTCAGTGCGATCGGCTTCAACGGCACCTTCTCGCTCGAACTGTTCAATCGTACGTACTGGACCCGTGATCCGCTTGAGGTTGCCCGCGAAGGGCTTCGCAAGATGAAGGCCGTCACCGGCGATCCCGCCTGA
- the menC gene encoding o-succinylbenzoate synthase, which produces MQLRRIDLKLVRLPLVRPFRTSSHVKDHLAHILVRAESADGLVGWGECASPSDPYYCPETTETCWHILRDFLGPLVLGKDWETIDDLTALYRLVKGNNFAKAGLEMACCDLLARSQDISLARFIGGVRPKIASGVSLGIEDDLSALLDTIERHLSAGYKRIKLKIGPGRDVEVVREVRRVYPGILLQVDANSAYTLDDIDMLRRLDEFDLLLIEQPLAHDDIIDHARLQAALQTPICLDESIHSVDDARKALELEACRVINIKVSRVGGLMEARRIHDYCFTRCVPVWCGGMHEFGIGRAANVALSSLPGFVFPGDVSGSDKYYLQDIVDPPVLAFDGDVPVPKGPGLGHEPVEEIIIGNTRREVTLDANEVDR; this is translated from the coding sequence ATGCAGCTCCGCCGTATCGACCTGAAGCTTGTCCGTCTTCCGCTGGTTCGTCCGTTCCGAACCAGCTCGCATGTGAAGGATCATCTTGCACATATTCTTGTGCGCGCCGAGTCGGCTGATGGACTCGTTGGCTGGGGCGAATGCGCCAGCCCGTCCGACCCGTACTACTGCCCCGAAACGACCGAAACGTGCTGGCACATCCTGCGCGATTTTCTCGGGCCGCTCGTGCTGGGCAAGGACTGGGAGACGATCGACGATCTCACCGCCCTGTATCGCCTGGTGAAGGGGAACAACTTCGCCAAGGCCGGCCTGGAGATGGCCTGCTGCGACCTACTGGCCCGGTCGCAAGACATCTCGCTTGCCCGGTTCATCGGTGGCGTGCGGCCGAAGATCGCCTCGGGGGTGAGCCTGGGAATCGAGGATGACCTGTCCGCCCTGCTTGATACGATCGAGCGGCATCTCTCGGCTGGTTACAAGCGCATTAAGCTGAAAATTGGTCCCGGGCGTGATGTCGAGGTGGTCCGAGAGGTCCGTCGCGTCTACCCTGGCATCTTGCTTCAGGTCGATGCCAATTCCGCGTACACACTCGACGACATTGACATGCTGCGTCGTCTTGATGAGTTCGATCTCCTCCTCATCGAGCAGCCGCTGGCGCACGACGACATCATCGACCACGCCCGACTCCAGGCTGCCCTGCAGACGCCGATTTGCCTCGACGAGTCGATTCACTCGGTCGATGATGCCCGCAAGGCGCTTGAACTTGAGGCCTGCCGGGTCATCAACATCAAGGTCAGCCGGGTCGGCGGCTTGATGGAAGCTCGCCGCATTCATGATTATTGCTTCACGCGATGTGTTCCCGTCTGGTGCGGCGGCATGCACGAGTTCGGCATCGGCCGCGCCGCCAATGTCGCACTGTCGAGCCTTCCCGGCTTTGTCTTCCCGGGAGATGTGTCCGGTTCCGACAAGTACTACCTTCAGGACATCGTCGATCCCCCCGTCCTCGCCTTCGACGGCGACGTACCCGTTCCCAAAGGTCCGGGACTCGGTCACGAACCGGTCGAAGAAATCATCATCGGCAACACCCGGCGTGAGGTGACGCTCGACGCGAACGAGGTCGATCGGTAG
- the xseA gene encoding exodeoxyribonuclease VII large subunit, producing the protein MPGPSLFDSLPDPHDRDPKATAGGVGLPSAPPVLSVTELTSLIRELLESAFAEVAVCGEISNLSRPKSGHVYFDIKDEGARIRAVLWRTQAARVPFDLENGLAVRAWGSVDLYPPHGSYQINVRTIEPEGIGPLELAFRQLCDRLRIEGLFDPARKRPLPKFPRRIVVVSSPTGAAVRDILTITGRRWPSAEILIAPAKVQGQGAAEEVAAAIAMANRLRQVDLILVGRGGGSLEDLWAFNEEVVARAIVASRVPIVSGVGHETDLTIADLVADLRGPTPSGAAELAVPDARDVLDRLETLSGRMARALALRSSDARSRLESLADRSDRAMARLLDRRRDRLAALAGQLDALSPLAVLSRGYSLTQRLDDGRVVRAPDDARPGTVIRTRLASGSILSRVEASPTDGEPAHDELNASSADTKRPARRDRRPAPGAAAPVPTDRPRKRLAPGGSGPFRTDPERS; encoded by the coding sequence ATGCCCGGTCCGTCGCTGTTCGATTCCCTGCCTGATCCTCATGACCGTGATCCAAAGGCGACCGCCGGGGGAGTTGGTCTGCCCAGCGCTCCACCGGTGCTCAGTGTCACCGAACTGACCAGCTTGATCCGCGAGCTGCTCGAATCGGCATTTGCCGAGGTGGCCGTATGCGGCGAGATCTCCAACCTTTCCCGCCCGAAGTCGGGCCACGTCTACTTCGACATCAAGGACGAAGGGGCCCGCATCCGGGCCGTCCTCTGGCGGACTCAGGCCGCCCGGGTTCCTTTTGATCTGGAAAACGGCCTGGCAGTGCGAGCATGGGGCAGCGTCGATCTGTACCCGCCGCACGGCTCGTATCAGATCAATGTTCGGACCATCGAGCCGGAAGGGATTGGGCCGCTCGAACTGGCCTTCCGGCAGCTCTGCGACCGCCTCCGGATCGAAGGTCTGTTCGACCCGGCCCGCAAACGCCCCCTTCCGAAGTTTCCCCGGCGAATCGTGGTCGTCTCCAGCCCGACCGGCGCGGCGGTCCGAGACATCCTGACGATCACCGGTCGGCGCTGGCCGTCGGCCGAGATCCTGATCGCCCCGGCCAAGGTTCAAGGCCAGGGGGCGGCCGAGGAAGTGGCCGCCGCCATCGCCATGGCCAATCGCCTCCGCCAGGTCGATCTGATCCTCGTCGGCCGAGGCGGCGGCAGCCTGGAAGACCTCTGGGCATTCAATGAAGAAGTGGTGGCGCGGGCAATCGTTGCTTCCCGCGTTCCGATCGTTTCCGGAGTCGGGCACGAGACCGACCTGACGATCGCCGACCTCGTGGCCGACTTGCGCGGCCCGACCCCCAGCGGCGCGGCCGAACTGGCCGTGCCCGACGCTCGTGATGTGCTGGATCGGCTTGAAACGCTTTCTGGTCGAATGGCCCGCGCGCTGGCGCTCCGATCGAGCGACGCTCGATCGCGGCTCGAATCGCTGGCTGATCGGTCCGATCGGGCGATGGCTCGCCTGCTCGATCGTCGCCGCGATCGCCTGGCCGCCCTGGCCGGTCAGCTTGATGCCCTCAGTCCGCTCGCCGTTCTTTCCCGAGGCTACAGCCTGACGCAACGGCTCGACGACGGCCGAGTCGTGCGAGCGCCCGACGATGCCCGGCCCGGGACGGTGATCCGGACTCGGCTCGCCTCGGGATCAATCCTCAGCAGGGTCGAAGCGAGCCCAACCGACGGGGAACCCGCGCACGACGAGCTGAACGCCTCTTCGGCCGACACCAAGCGGCCTGCCCGCCGCGACCGCCGCCCCGCCCCAGGTGCCGCGGCCCCCGTGCCGACTGATCGCCCCCGCAAGCGCCTCGCCCCCGGAGGCTCCGGCCCCTTCCGCACCGATCCCGAACGGAGCTGA